In a genomic window of Vigna angularis cultivar LongXiaoDou No.4 chromosome 6, ASM1680809v1, whole genome shotgun sequence:
- the LOC108319805 gene encoding hydroxymethylglutaryl-CoA lyase, mitochondrial isoform X1, translated as MSSLEEPLGLDKLPSMNTIDRIQRFSSGACRPRVDNLGMGNCWIEGPSCSTSNSCDEDDEEYTAETFPWRRQTRDLSRGDSFSQKTMTMGKNSLKFGAIDNSFYPSDYQYSPKSNTKNVQDMAYKFMKGIPNFVKIVEVGPRDGLQNEKNIVPTDVKIELIHRLASSGLSVIEATSFVSPKWVPQLADAKDVMQAVHNLGGVRLPVLTPNLKGFEAAIAAGAKEVAVFASASESFSKSNINCSIEESLARYRAVTWAAKELSIPVRGYVSCVVGCPVEGPVPPSKVAYVAKELYDMGCFEISLGDTIGVGTPGTVVPMLLAVMAVVPAEKLAVHFHDTYGQSLPNILVSIQMGISAVDSSVSGLGGCPYAKGASGNVATEDVVYMLKGLGVKTNVDLAKLMSAGDFISKHLGRPSGSKTAIAFSRATADASKI; from the exons ATGTCAAGTTTGGAGGAGCCACTTGGCCTTGACAAGTTGCCAAGCATGAATACCATAGATAGAATCCAGAGGTTCTCATCCGGTGCTTGTCGTCCCAGAGTAGATAATTTGGGTATGGGAAACTGCTGGATTGAAGGACCAAGCTGCAGCACATCAAACAGCTGCGA tgaagatgatgaagagtaTACAGCAGAGACATTTCCATGGAGAAGGCAAACAAGGGACCTGTCCCGAGGTGACTCTTTCAGTCAAAAGACTATGACCATGGGGAAGAACTCGTTGAAATTTGGAGCAATTGATAATTCATTTTACCCGTCGGATTATCAGTATAGTCCAAAGAGCAATACCAAAAATGTACAGGATATGGCATATAAG TTTATGAAAGGTATACCAAATTTTGTAAAGATAGTTGAGGTTGGTCCAAGGGATGGATTACAGAATGAGAAAAACATTGTACCAACAGATGTAAAGATTGAACTGATTCATAGGTTGGCGTCTTCTGGGTTATCTGTCATTGAAGCTACTAGTTTTGTATCTCCCAAATGGGTCCCACAG TTGGCAGATGCAAAGGATGTAATGCAAGCAGTTCATAATCTGGGAGGCGTTAGATTGCCGGTTCTGACTCCTAATTTAAAG GGTTTTGAAGCTGCTATAGCGGCTGGCGCTAAAGAGGTAGCTGTTTTTGCATCTGCTTCGGAATCTTTCTCGAAATCAAACATTAATTGTAGCATTGAAGAGAGCCTTGCCCGCTATCGAGCTGTTACTTGGGCTGCTAAAGAGCTTTCAATTCCTGTGCGAGG GTATGTATCATGCGTTGTTGGATGCCCGGTGGAAGGACCTGTCCCGCCATCAAAAGTGGCATATGTAGCTAAAGAACTGTATGATATGGGCTGCTTTGAAATCTCGCTTGGTGACACAATTGGAGTTGGTACTCCGG GTACTGTAGTTCCGATGCTTTTGGCTGTAATGGCTGTTGTGCCAGCAGAGAAGCTTGCTGTCCACTTCCATGACACTTACGGGCAGTCCCTTCCAAATATTCTTGTGTCCATCCAA ATGGGGATCAGTGCTGTGGATTCTTCAGTTTCTGGTCTGGGTGGCTGTCCTTATGCTAAGGGAGCTTCTGGAAATGTAGCCACTGAAGATGTTGTGTACATGCTAAAGGGACTTGGTGTGAAAACCAACGTTGATCTTGCAAAACTCATGTCAGCTGGTGACTTCATCAGCAAGCATCTGGGCCGTCCATCTGGCTCAAAGACTGCCATTGCCTTTAGCCGAGCCACAGCTGATGCTTCCAAGATATAA
- the LOC108319805 gene encoding hydroxymethylglutaryl-CoA lyase, mitochondrial isoform X2, producing the protein MTMGKNSLKFGAIDNSFYPSDYQYSPKSNTKNVQDMAYKFMKGIPNFVKIVEVGPRDGLQNEKNIVPTDVKIELIHRLASSGLSVIEATSFVSPKWVPQLADAKDVMQAVHNLGGVRLPVLTPNLKGFEAAIAAGAKEVAVFASASESFSKSNINCSIEESLARYRAVTWAAKELSIPVRGYVSCVVGCPVEGPVPPSKVAYVAKELYDMGCFEISLGDTIGVGTPGTVVPMLLAVMAVVPAEKLAVHFHDTYGQSLPNILVSIQMGISAVDSSVSGLGGCPYAKGASGNVATEDVVYMLKGLGVKTNVDLAKLMSAGDFISKHLGRPSGSKTAIAFSRATADASKI; encoded by the exons ATGACCATGGGGAAGAACTCGTTGAAATTTGGAGCAATTGATAATTCATTTTACCCGTCGGATTATCAGTATAGTCCAAAGAGCAATACCAAAAATGTACAGGATATGGCATATAAG TTTATGAAAGGTATACCAAATTTTGTAAAGATAGTTGAGGTTGGTCCAAGGGATGGATTACAGAATGAGAAAAACATTGTACCAACAGATGTAAAGATTGAACTGATTCATAGGTTGGCGTCTTCTGGGTTATCTGTCATTGAAGCTACTAGTTTTGTATCTCCCAAATGGGTCCCACAG TTGGCAGATGCAAAGGATGTAATGCAAGCAGTTCATAATCTGGGAGGCGTTAGATTGCCGGTTCTGACTCCTAATTTAAAG GGTTTTGAAGCTGCTATAGCGGCTGGCGCTAAAGAGGTAGCTGTTTTTGCATCTGCTTCGGAATCTTTCTCGAAATCAAACATTAATTGTAGCATTGAAGAGAGCCTTGCCCGCTATCGAGCTGTTACTTGGGCTGCTAAAGAGCTTTCAATTCCTGTGCGAGG GTATGTATCATGCGTTGTTGGATGCCCGGTGGAAGGACCTGTCCCGCCATCAAAAGTGGCATATGTAGCTAAAGAACTGTATGATATGGGCTGCTTTGAAATCTCGCTTGGTGACACAATTGGAGTTGGTACTCCGG GTACTGTAGTTCCGATGCTTTTGGCTGTAATGGCTGTTGTGCCAGCAGAGAAGCTTGCTGTCCACTTCCATGACACTTACGGGCAGTCCCTTCCAAATATTCTTGTGTCCATCCAA ATGGGGATCAGTGCTGTGGATTCTTCAGTTTCTGGTCTGGGTGGCTGTCCTTATGCTAAGGGAGCTTCTGGAAATGTAGCCACTGAAGATGTTGTGTACATGCTAAAGGGACTTGGTGTGAAAACCAACGTTGATCTTGCAAAACTCATGTCAGCTGGTGACTTCATCAGCAAGCATCTGGGCCGTCCATCTGGCTCAAAGACTGCCATTGCCTTTAGCCGAGCCACAGCTGATGCTTCCAAGATATAA